The Lepeophtheirus salmonis chromosome 13, UVic_Lsal_1.4, whole genome shotgun sequence genome segment tatgaaaattaatacaataaactggaaggaaaaaaattattgaattatttgtctccgatatatatgttttattgcTTCTCTAAGGCTTACCTCATAAACAGTTTCCTTTATTATCCGTTGTCCAACTTTGTTGTTTTTGGCACTGCACACAGCTATAATTTCTACTACTTTAGCCACTTATAATAGAATTTATGAATGAACtcagataattatttaactcgATTTCGAGGTCAGTAAAGTGGTTTTGATTGTTTGAGTATCCGAAAAACTTTGTTaggctacaatttgtttttcttgaaaatgaaaaataaggataataaaTATCCTTATTTCTCACTTGAGAAGAGGatcttttgtgaaaattttgaaattcaataccgtaatttttgttttgctttctAGAGtgctgaaaatattttattgcatcCGAAAAAAGGGTACTATTTAGtttgtaaattttcataaattaacaacaCCCCTACTTATACGCAGTATATGACAACTATGGATCAAAGAAAGGTTTATTTGTGGGATGAAATTTGTATAGcatattacaaatttatggATATGACCTTTAGAaaagtgtgtattttttttgtttttttaatgttcaaaaaatatgttcctTTAAGTCGATGTGTATCATTGGCTATTTTGAATCAGTTTgagaaatagttaaataatacatcacatatattttttatctcgtCGTTGCCATCGGCTTGAAAAGATCACATGGGttacttactttttttgtttaaatgagtTAGCATATGCGtacttgcaaatttttttatttatcagctTAATTATTTAGCTGGGATACGCTACGGGCAGACAAATAGGTGATAGTAACAATTAATGCAATTACATTTATCCTTCCTATAAAACGTAGAGACGTAACTTCCATAAAATAGTGTTGATAAGGATATAAAAACAAGaatacatttttccaaaaaaactataaaatatcaaaaatttatggatgttgagctacctctaaatatttttcaaaataattaaaacttagatatttatagattaataGGAACATAGTGAGACCTTAAGAATATCATATttccaacatttaaaaaataaaatccacgTATGAAAGTTGTTCCTTGTACgtataaaagtatatgttgtaTGGAATCAAAGTACacattgtaagtttttttttacacaacttAAGAAATCAGACTAAAAAGGTGACATTTCCCATTCCCTATACACCAAACTTCGGTATTGttcaaataaggaatttttttttctatttaaaaaacgtTTCATTTACAGGTTTTCGAAGGGgtcttattttaaacaaaaaatacaaattttaataaaaagtatgtcttattttaaaatgcagatgtacagacaaaaattatttttgggtgaCAGGTCTAAAAAATCTAGGCTTCtactaaatcaattaaaatataaatatttgatttgaacatAATGcactcatttataatttttgtatgacacTGGATCAAatggcaaaaattattatactctaaaatacatattttcggtgttatttgattgtttttttttgcaaattccaaattatgaaaataaatttaaaaaattgttttgtaagtTCAAAATTGAAGTAGTTAATACATTTTGAACAATCgcaaataatgaaaattcagGAGATAAGTTGTACTTATGAAAACTCAGGAGATGAATAGCACTAAgtttaatttactaaatattcCGTCagcttttcttttaaaaaatcgacGGAATAAAGCACATTTTCCGCTAATCCTACGAATAACAGGAAAtgaatgtatttctaaaaaaaaaataacttaatttacatcaaaatagtcaaaatttacACATCACACATAGTGtgcatttcttatttattcaccCATTACCTATTTTTGGATTGCACTATCTCCTTATTTGTACAAGCtacaacaagaaaataacagGGTTATATAGCCAAAACATGGTgtgaaattctttaaaaaagtttgtacaACTTTATCAGCTTAAACTTTTGtctaaggaataataaattgaaattacatttttatccaAACATACACTTAGGGATGAAACACACATACAACCTAAAGTAAAGTTACTGGAGTAAACTCTAAAAACCACTAAGCAATCAAATATACCTATTAAATTtgctataatattaattttataaaaaggaagaggattgagatataCTTAGAATATTCCAAAAAAGTGTGATATTTGAAtgttgtctatttttaaaaatgtaatttcaatttattattccttagaCGAAAGTTTAAACTGATAAAgttctacaaacttttttttttttttttttttttaaagaatttcacACCATGTTTTGGCTATATAACCctgttattttcttgttgtaGCTTGTACAAATAAGGAGATAGTGCAATCCAAAAATAGGCATTGggtgaataaataagaaatgcaCACTATGTGTGATGTGTAAATTTCCTTTAAGGGATTCCTTTTTAGCCAAAATTACTCTAAAGTTAACATAAATCAGCCGACATAAAATCATTACcataatcttcttttttgaactatgagaaagttcaaaaaattatgtaatcagAGACATCAGTTGTTATTCAAACTGATTTTAACTTGAATATATCAAGAGCaaagagtttttatattttttttattgatggtttttctctaatttaaaaaaataagtaaaaaatgtgATCATTTGATGTGACTGAGACAATTCTCAACTCTCAAATTTTGCTTGAATATGCAACATTGTAAATCCCAGATGTTATGGATTCATTTTCACTTATTTCTGAGACGGTTAAATGGACTATTTAGTAATGGTATGCATGACCATATCCGTAACCATGTCCATAAGCATGGCCGTAGCCATATCCAGCATGAGGATAGTAGCCATAAGAAGGCTCAGCCTCAGCGGATCTCTTGCCGTAGTGATGACCATAACCATGTCCGTAAGCATGACCGTATCCGTGTCCGTAACCGTATCCAGCATAGGGGTAGTATCCGTAAGAAGGCTCAGCTTCAGCTGATCTCTTGCCGTAGTGGTGAGCATAACCGTAGCCATGTCCGTAGGCAGGAGCGTATCCGTGTCCGTAGGCAGGACCGTATCCGTAGGCAAGACCATAAGAAGGCTCAGCTTCAGGCTCAGCGGATCTCTTTCCATAATGGTGTCCAATGCCGTATCCGTGGTGAGCATACCCATGACCATAAGGAGCATAGCCGTATCTGTAGCTGGGTTCAGCAACAGCAGCTGCGGCGAAAAGAACTAGGGCAAGAGCCTAAGAGagaataaaagattattgagaatacattatttgttttgaaGAACAGACTTACAATGCACTTCATTTTGACTACTTTGCTTTGTATTTGAGCTAGAGATTGTAACAAAGTGAATGATACTTATTTTAAGAATCACTGGGGCTTTTATAGTCAAAAGGTAAGTTTTTCTATGGGTATGTAAGACTGGCGTCGCCCCTTTACAGATGTTGTCCCACCCTTCTGTCATAATGAATCTTACgttctttaaaaatgaagcGTACCTGATACTGTATTCTCATCAACTTTATGtgaagtatattaattattcatgttttaacaatttttatcataaaaataatgctacaattacattttaaagttacttTAATTGACCTAGATATGTCATACTCTGACGTgaggaaaagtaataaataacaatcCAATTCAAATTGTTAAAATGGATTATCAAGGAAATTTATTTAGTGGATGCATTCCTAGaactgaaaaatatatgaaaatgtttgaGGTTCTTAAACTTAgttgagatacaataaaaatcttGAATGAACAGCCATTGAGCAAcctctaaatattcaaaatatgtcaaaattatataatgatgttCAATGAATAGAAGAAACATTGTAGTCTTAAGCGATCAAAAACTTGATCAAATATCAACGGGTTCCACCGAATgacttcaaaa includes the following:
- the LOC121128014 gene encoding uncharacterized protein, translating into MKCIALALVLFAAAAVAEPSYRYGYAPYGHGYAHHGYGIGHHYGKRSAEPEAEPSYGLAYGYGPAYGHGYAPAYGHGYGYAHHYGKRSAEAEPSYGYYPYAGYGYGHGYGHAYGHGYGHHYGKRSAEAEPSYGYYPHAGYGYGHAYGHGYGYAAVAEPSYRYGYAPYGHGYAHHGYGIGHHYGKRSAEPEAEPSYGLAYGYGPAYGHGYAPAYGHGYGYAHHYGKRSAEAEPSYGYYPYAGYGYGHGYGHAYGHGYGHHYGKRSAEAEPSYGYYPHAGYGYGHAYGHGYGYGHAYHY